The Prunus dulcis chromosome 3, ALMONDv2, whole genome shotgun sequence genome segment ATaactaaattaatttttattttaactgttatattaaaaaaaattaaaactttgaCAGAAAAATTGCTAAACAGTAGAAAATCGAAGCTCAGATGACGAGAGAAAGGCAGCCAGAGCTCACTAATTGTTGCCCCCAATTTTTCCTCCGATTTGCCTTGAACCAAAACAATCAAGCGAAATCCCCACTTTGCCCCTCTAGACAAAACCAAATCAACCATCTGAGAAAGCGAATTCCTTAGTCGTTTCAGCAAATGCCATGGGCGAATCTGTCAATTTtaaacattaattaattaagatagTAAATAGATTAATAGAAGATCGTGGCGGAGTCTCTGAAAGTCCCAAGCGAGAAAGAAAAGCACGACAGGGCGCCCTTCTGCGTCTCCATTTTTCAGTTTAGCCTTTTAGGGGTCTCTGCGATACTGCTCATTCACAATCCAATTCGAAGAGACCCTTTTCGCCTTTCGTATCAGCGACTTCAATTTCGGAGTTAATTTCATgtaactttctctctctcattctctgTATTATCTGTTTCTGTTGAATTGCATGCTTGTGTGggtgttttgtttaattgtcAATTATGTGAATTTATTGATAGTTTATGGGATCTGTTGCAGCTAGGTTTATTGGAATCTCTGGAATTAGACAAGTATTGGaaaatttggggaaaaaagCTATTAAGTTTGGAAATTTGGGAAATTTTTCTTCTGGTTGAAGCTACTGACTGATTTATATGAATTGGGTTCCTATTTCTGATTTGGAAGTGGGTTTTTCGacttctcttttttccttttaatgtATTTCCCTCTTATTGTTATCTTCCTCAAagatgcaattttttttttttttttttacatgagTGGTGTATGGAAATTGGGGATGGGAGTTCTGTCTGAGGTGTTGCTATGACTGAGTTTTGGCCCTTACGCACCCATAGCGGGTTCTCTTACTTTTACTTTGTAGTTGCAATTGTAGTATAATTAGCTTTTTGCTCTTTCGGTGTCTGATGGAGTAAGGGCAGAAGCATTTCGATATTGTTCACAATATAAATTTGCTCCACAAATAATCAAACTTCTATgttctttatgtttttctgAAATTACAGTTCCAATCGAAGTcgcttattttttattattgttttgattATACACTTGAGTGTACATTTGTATTCTTGGAATGACAAGTCTGCTGATCTAGATTAAATAGTAAACATTCCTGGTGCAATTGTAAATCTCGTCTTCCAAAATGTATCGGTGTTTGCACTCTCTTGCATGTTTATCTgagttattatttatttataatcatGCCTTTAGATTAGGAAAATGGATGGATCGGTTGGCCGTGGGGGCACCAGTGCGGATGCTTATTTACCCAATTACAAGCTTGGAAAAACTCTTGGTATTGGTTCTTTTGGAAAGGTCAAGATTGCAGAGCATGCATTAACTGGCCATAAAGTTGCCATCAAGATCCTCAACCGGCGCAAGATAAAGAACATGGAAATGGAAGAGAAAGGTCAGCCTCTCTTTGTGAACAATGGTTGAATTTGATTACTTgtctttttctatttcagACAGTTCTGTCTTGAATTCCAAGTATAAACCTTTGTACTTTACttgtttttcccttctttttcacCCTTAAATTTTGGTGCAGTGAGAAGAGAGATCAAAATACTGAGACTGTTTATGCATCCTCACATTATACGACTCTATGAGGTCATTGAAACACCATCAGACATTTATGTTGTGATGGAGTATGTGAAGTCCGGAGAGCTCTTTGATTATATAGTAGAGAAGGGTAGGCTGCAGGAAGATGAAGCTCGTAACTTTTTTCAGCAGGTTATTTGGCAATTGTcttgttctctttcttctaCCATTATTTTTGCTTCTCATATGAGTTACATAAGGCCAATATTTTTTCCTGGGGCAGATAATCTCGGGCGTAGAGTATTGTCACAGAAACATGGTTGTTCATAGAGATCTAAAGCCCGAGAATTTGCTTTTGGATTCCAAATGCAATGTGAAGATTGCTGATTTTGGTCTGAGCAACATAATGCGTGATGGCCATTTTCTCAAGACAAGTTGTGGCAGCCCAAACTATGCTGCTCCAGAGGTATAAAGACTCTGGTTAGATGGCCTTTTAGTCATTTTTAAATAGGAAATTTGAATACATTTTTCTTGTATCATGGCTTGATTTCTATCTCCAATGTTTCATCTCTTTCATCTTTTGTAGGTCATTTCTGGCAAACTGTACGCTGGGCCTGAAGTGGATGTGTGGAGTTGCGGAGTCATACTATATGCTCTTCTTTGTGGCACCCTTCCATTTGATGATGAAAACATTCCCAACttgtttaagaaaataaaggtACTTCCAGATCTCGTTCCTTTGTTTAATATAAAAGTAATCTTATCTGATTATTTTCCTTCcgtttcaaattttcttgaGATGCAAGTATGTTTATGCTTTTGGCTTTTGTGTCCATTGacagttattttttttcgttctttgTCCATATTAGTCATGCTTAGCATACCATGAATCAAATGGTTATCTGCTTGCATATTATTAGTTGTCTTCCCTAAACCCACATCATTTTCTCTACAGGGTGGGATATACACTCTTCCTAGTCATTTGTCACCTGGTGCAAGAGACTTGATACCAAGGATGCTTGTAGTTGATCCAATGAAAAGAATGACCATCCCTGAGATTCGTCAGCATGCATGGTTCCAGGCTCATCTTCCTCGTTATTTAGCTGTTCCTCCACCAGACACAATGCAACAAGCAAAAaaggtttgtttgttttttctttttggttttgtgaATTGGAGTCATAATGTCTGTTCTACTTTGCTTTTCCTCAATGTGCGAAGTGATATGTGTCACCGTGTTTAAATAGAATAGAGAAATGTTAGTGTAATTTAGTTTATGCAACAAAAAGTTGACATATCAGCTGATCCCTTGCTTAATGCATATCCTTTTCTGTTTTGGCTGCATCATATACTGGTGTACACCTATTATCATAAGTTTTCATGTGTCACCTTGCGTTTTGCAGATTGATGAGGAAATTCTTCAGGAGGTGGTTAAGATGGGATATGACAGGAACCTTCTAGTTGAATCCCTTCGTGGCAGAGTACAAAATGAGGTTTGCTCCTTTGGACCTTATTCTCCTTCTGATTTTCCAATAGAGTCTAATTACCCGTTGCATGTTTCAGGGAACTGTTGCATACTATTTGTTATTGGACAACCGTTTCCGTGTATCCAGTGGCTATCTTGGAGCTGAGTTTCAGGAGACTGTGGTATGTATCCCCCCCTTTTTTGATGTTGTAGCAACAACTTGGTTAGAAAATAAACTGTCCTCTTTTAAAGCCAAAGACTAAGCCTGTCGGCCATACTCTAACAAGATAAAAGTTGTTGTGGCCCATTTACCAGCTACAAGGAAACTAGGAGAAACTTGTACTTCGTCTGAAACAGGATCCACTCTGGAGATATCCAACTTAAAGTGGTTGAGGAATATGATAGATCTGTGAATGGACATAATTGGTTCCAAGATTTACAAAACATGATTGGGGAAAATGTTTTCAATGCTTGAACTGTTTGTATCAAgctcattattttcttctttgctgTGCATATTTGTATTAAGATCGGGCACCAATTggatttaagttttttttttttctccttttctttcaaTTCGTTTTTTGGGTCCAGGATTGTGGTTTCAACCGTATGCATCAAAGCGAGGCTGCTGCTTCACCTGTTGGGCACCGCCTTCCAGGATATATGGAATATCAAGGAATGGGTTTCAGACCACAGTTCCCTGTTGAAAGGAAATGGGCTCTTGGGCTTCAGGTTAAATTTCTCTGACTTCATGTTATTATTTGGGAATAGGAcataaaaagataatatattCTGCTGTGTTAGAAGATAGTTGGGTAAACATATCGACTTAATTGGTATGTTGAAACAGTCATTGCTTGTGACGTCTAGGAATTTGTTTTGAGCTCACTAAGTGTGCTGGTCCTTCTGGATATGTACAGTAGTAGTAGGTTGAATGGAGTGAACATCAAACATTCAATTTATGATTGTTGATCCTTTCATTGGCAGTCTCGAGCGCATCCTCGTGAAATAATGACAGAAGTCCTTAAAGCTTTACAAGAATTGCgggtttgttggaagaagatagGGCACTACAACATGAAGTGTAGGTGGGTTCCTGGAACTCCTGGTCATCATGAAGGCATGGTTGACAATTCATTGCACAGTAACCATTATTTTGGCGATGAATCCAGCATCATTGAAAATGACGGTGGCATGAAGACGCCAAATGTGGTCAAGTTTGAAGTGCAGGTAACCGTTACTTTATGTAATTCTGTTTGGTCAAGTTTGCATATTGAAAATAGTTGCCTTTTTCAGATCATCTTGTCTTGAGTATCTTTCCAGAACATAATTCTAATACATACATTATATTGCTGTTTTGGGGTCTTAAACAGCTCTTCAAAACTCGGGAGGAGAAGTATCTGCTTGATCTTCAGAGGGTTCAGGGCCCCCAGTTTCTCTTCTTGGATCTTTGTGCTGCTTTCCTTGCACAACTTCGGGTCCTTTAAAGCTAGAGCGCCAAGTCTCCCCAACAAAGTCCTTTGTGAATCTGTCGTGATgcttgtgaaaaaaaaaatgaaaaaaataacttgtaccgtgtatatattaatctgtCTTTGGGCCACTTTTTACTATTTCTCATCTTATTCCCAGTTTTATATGGGTTTGTAGCTCTTCTTGTATTGAGCCAGTATTCTACACTGGCATTGGCCACGGTCATTTCTAGTTTTGGTTTTAAAGTGGTCTGTTCTGTCCTGGATTTTGCTCGTTAAACCAACACGCAAATCTGTGTGAAAGAACTAACCTCTCTTTGGAGCATGCTCTATCTAAtgcaaattttccttttcatattTAGGCCAAATTCATTGATGGGACTTACTTTATGATGTTGTTAATCATATGCATGCTGAACCACTTCACCACTTTAATTGATGGTCTGGTCGTTGCTACAATCTTGTGCTtgtggttttttgtttttttgttttgttttttatataagcAATATTGAAGGAGGGTCTTTGGGTCTAGAGATAATTACTCTTAATTACTTTTACTTAAGCTACAAGCTCCTTTTGATTGATATGTGATTCATCGGACTACTTGACAAGAAAGAAGAACCAGAACGAAGAATGTAGAAGAAgattagattttaaaaaaaacatgtgttTTCCTTTTAGCTTGTGTCCCAACGTATCAACTCAGACAATACCCCAATTTCTTTGGTCTAATAATGTGTTTTTGCAATCTAATGTATCAATGCATTATCTTATGAACGACcgaattttaatattttaatcttttaattcAAGGACTAAATCTACGATACACCGAAGCATTGAATGCACCACATCAAGACGACGTTTGTCTTCAGCCTCTGGCGGTATTGTTATTGTTCATCTGTCCAAGTAATGTCTTCTCTTCGGACGTCTTCTTCCTTCTGATCTGATAAAATACTGAATGTATCATGCATTATGACAATTGAGAAACACATCTTGTTCAACAACAAACGttacacaaaaaatttatgaagagAAGCAATTCAATTTATTATTACTTCAGTGGTTTCTTTCAACCGAAAGCTCAAATTACAATTCACTATTTCTTTGACATACATTAGGAGATCAGCAATATTGCAAAGAATGGAATAATGGTGAATTCCAGATGATCTGGAACTAATTAGAGGATGAATTtgttaaaagtaaaaaactaaaaaggcTCTCTTTTTCATCAATTAGTTGACAAAAAGCAGATGGGTTGCAGATCAAGTGAGCTCCAGAGTGACAATTCACCATCACTACTCAGAGAAATATCCATTGAACTCTGTTGggtttcttcctcttctttcttcccaaTCACCACCTCCTGATATTCTTGttttgcagcagcagcagcagcttccTCTTTGTTCTTGTTACAGGCTCTCTGAAGGTTGTTTAAGGACTCAGATATGCCTCTCCCTTTGGCATTtcctgatgatgatgatgacgatgatgacgatgatgaAGATCCAATCTTTAACTTTAAGCACTCAGGTATGCCATTGAAGGCATAGAGAGAAGCAGAGAACTTTCTTTCATATTTCATTCTCTTCATGGCTGCTCTTAGCATTGAAGGCTCATCTGCATAGGTCTCTGGCTCCACTGGCTCCTCTATCTCCTCATCAGCAATGTCAAAAGGAGATGGAGAGTAGTAGTTGGATGCTCCAATATCATCCACAAACTGGAAATCAATCGCACCAACTTGATCATTgacctcttcttcttcttcttgatccATATCTTCCTGTGATCCTTCACCGACAAAATTTGCATCCCCGCCACTGTAAGTCTGTGCCACTTCACTGAAATTGCCATAGTCCATTTGATCAGTTTCTCTTGCAGTAGAGTACTCTTCCTTCTCAGTCAAGCAAGATTCGAAGCTTGATGTCATGTAGTCAATGCTACTTGCACTAATGATGTCATGATTGTTGCTTGTGATGTAATCTTCAGGATCATTAAGGAAATCAGTGTATTGGGTTTCTGAGAAATCTGCtcctgcttcttcttcctgaTGATCAGCATGTTGCTGCATTTGATGGTGGTTGATGGGCAAAGGAGCTGAAGGAGCAGAACAAGAGCTGCTGTTGTTTCTTGCTTTGAGCCTCTGCAGGAGAAGGTTTGTGATCTTTGAGGGAAGTGCTGGTGTTGAAGATGGTGAATGTGAGCAAGGCCAGAAATTGGTTCGGGTATTGGCACCGCGGAGCAAGCAAGCAGCCTCATCATAGGCCCTGGCTGCTTCCTCAGCGGTGTCAAATGTGCCCAACCACACTCTTATCTTTTGAATGGTGTCCTTAATCTCAGCCACCCATCTTCCGGAGGGTCTTTGGCGGACACCGACAAAGCGTTTTCGAGCTCTTCGTGCTCCTCCTAGCTCTGCAGCAGCCGAAGCTTCCTTCACCATCTCATCCCAAGCCATGGTTCCCTCACTAGAACTCCTGTCTTCCACTCCATCACTAACTTTTCTCTTCCTTGCCATATCTATAGCTCTTTTCTTTCGAGTATATCTTTTCTTTGCTAGTGTGTTATATTTTGTACTTCCAAGTGATTTACTTGAAGCTGAAGGCTCAGTTGCTTTGATGATCTGGTTCTGTTGGGATGTGCATTTATATATGTGGGGAACTGTAGATCCTCTCAAAAAAATGATTGCAGGTTTGAAATGGTCGTACCGTTTGTTctcatttctttgtttctttttcctctcgGCCTAACACTAACCAAATGGAAAGGGACCTGCAATTGTTGCATTGCATTTGACCCAGCCAAAGATGCCTATGTCTCTCTTCTATGCCATTATTTAAACAACATATCAATTAATAACAAGGAATTGTGAGCTTGAATGAGTCATacatatctctttttttctgcATTTCTTTTATCAGAAACATGTATTTTATGAactttttgtgtttattttataACTCACTGACGTATCTTCTAGCACCAAGGAGATACAAACATAGAAGTCATCTTTGTAGAGAAAGGGACTACTTGTTCCCTTCTATTGAATATTTCATGGCATTAAAACACAAGTACATCAGCAACCAAATGATCCCCAAGGAGAACAACAAATGGAgcctaattaaacaacatagTGAGCTCTCTCTAATTTAGATGCAGCATATCCATTACTACCAGTACAggatataattatatttactgaattccaatgaaaaataatattgaaaGCTATTCAAGGCAACTTGGGGGGTAATTTAAGATGATGGGTGGTCCCTGAATTTGTACCCGAGTTTCAATTTGGTCCTCTAACTCGATCAGTTGTTTCCAATTGAAACTAAAAAGCTACACTTTGAACTTATACtaataacatatccaaattcaTGTACAATGGCATTTTCATCAAATGCCAACACTAGATTTCTAAATACTAGTTTTGGCGATGGTTCCAATTTCTCTTCTGCcccaatcaaaacaaaaacagggGATCCATATTTTCTCTTAAAATTCCATGGAAGTTATAAGGCAAGCACTAGCTTTGTTTTGAAAGGACAAACACAGTAAACACAGCCACAAAAATCATGGGGCAAACATTCTTTTTTTCACCTGTGATGTGACTTGTTAAACAACGCGTAAAATGTCACTTTCATTAGCCAAATAAGGTCAATTTACACTGCTTTGGGTGAATAACCATGCAATGAAAATCCCCTAATGACCCTTTCATTTTGCCCTCGTCATTTATGACCGAAGTTAAGAACAGCGATTTTTACAAAGCCTCCTCCACAATGAAGCATGTCCAGGCCATTCTAAATACTTATTTGATTACATGATAAGAGGTGTTTGTTTTCTAATGCCATCTTATTATATCATATCTAAACACCTTTTCTATTTCATTCACGTCACTCATCATACTCGTAAAATGACGTTTTCGGACTTACTCAACTAGAATCCGATTGATGGTAATATAAGAACTTGAAGTTAATATAAGCAGTCATTTGAGGAAATGAGTTAGAATTAGGTTAAATCAGGAGTTCGATTTTCTCTTTGTAACTAGGAAAGTATCATATAACATGATGACATTTTTCTTAGAAACAAGCATATGAATGGTTGACTTTTCAATAAATGAGGTGGATAATTATGAGATTTTATacttaaaaatatgaaatatcaAGATTAACAAGTTGGTATATCAAGTTATTAACTTTGTTGAGTAACGTCTGATATGACATCCCAAAAAATCTTTAGAATTGTAATATTATACATTAAATTTTTGGTGGAATCAAACATGCGAAATGTCGGACTCTCCGAAAGTTAGATTGGCAAGATTATTTGtaattatatgaaaatatCAAGATTAAGATAAGTTAGTTAGTACTAAACAGTTAGTAACTTTGTATGGTTAACCTCTGATATGACGTCTCAAAGAGCACAAGCTAGCTAGAAGAACACACCATTGAAGAAGATTTTAAGACAAAAGACACaaagataaaacaaaaatgataaCAAGGATCAATGGGGTAGCAAATCTAACGGGACCGTACGgcgaccaaaaacaaaagatgagACGAACAAGTCCGAGAGAGAGCCGAATCTTTGGAGTTCACACTTGTTTTATTGGTCTTTTGCCCAAAATTCACGACCAACTTAAAATATATCATGATTTTGctaagaataaataaataattatcaCGTcactattctttttttatgaagaAGGAAAACATAGATTGGACTGCACTTTAAGCTTGTGGTGCTGCCATGTCTGTATGTGACGACGTGTGTTTGTGATTCTAGTTCATCTTCATTgtggagggaaaaaaaaagtatttaagtTAGCATGGAAAGGGGAAGCTTAGATTGCGTCAGGGGTAACCTGAGTTTGATCATCctaatgttttttttgagaaaatgtCAAAAGCCCATTGTTGTTGCTCCACGTGGAGGCTGAAGAACAAACCAATTGTCAGCATCTCTGGTTTCTAGTTTTTCTAGCGTAGGCTGTTTGTGGCACAGGGGAGAGAGCccagaaaagaaggaaatgagAGTGACAGAAATTATTTGTATGGTTGACAAATGCCAGGTTTattcttgaaaagaaaataaagaatggGTTTGAATTAGGTTTGAATGGGTTTGAAGTTAGTTTAGTTAGTTGCCTGTGACACTACAAGAGTATTATTTTATACATTCGTCAAGCATAATATCAATTGTCCACAACAGCCGTGAGAATGACCAAAACAAACCTAACTCAAAGATCATATACTCTACATTTTACATGAATACAGAATATGACTTTACAGACACACAATCTTATTTTAAGTTTTCGCCGAAAATTTGTCCTGGTATTAGGGGCACaagctttctttctttccacaAGCATTACAAATTACTGAGAGAGTTCCATTGACAGAcaggtaagtttttttttgtgtaaGAAGACAAACTGCTGACTTCAAACTCCAGCTTGAAGAAGGGGTGAGTTATGGTCATCAGTGCTTCTTGGATGTCGAATTGGCATCAGAGCTGGATCCTCATATGCAGTGcttaatttattataaaacaCAGCTATTGTCGGATCATTCTGATCTTGTCTATCTTTCTTTATCAAACACTGCATATAAAACACAGTAATTAGACCCTTACATGCATGCCAAAGTGTCGGCTGAGGCATCCTTTAGCTTATAAACAAGAGACgtaaaagaagaaacattATCCAATAAGGTACAACAAAAGATCATAACCTCTTAGGTTTTCACTATCAGATTTTGACATAACGATATAGAGTGAATCCTATAGATCAAGGTCGGAATATTagctaaaacaaaataaaaaataaatagatagttctggtgcCAACATACCTCAAGAGGATAGTCTTCGAATATTGGTAGAAATCGTTTACGGCAGTACTCATTAAAAAGAAGTGTGAGAATTGGAAGAGGGACAATCAAACTAGAAGCTAAGGAAAGATTCTTCAGCCCAAATATTCCAATTGCAATAATGTGCATCAGTACCAAGGAAAAAATTGTTGAGTTGTGCACAGTTGgccaaaatcttccaccaaTATCATACTTGGGTGCATATACAATTAGCAGCTGTTCCAAATTGTTCACTAAATAGCATCAGAATATTTATTAACCAAAAATAGGTAAATACAATGAATaatacaaatgaaatttccaCCAATGACCAAATAGATAGCTTAGATGGTACAAATTACAAAGTACTCTCAACGTGTCAGCATAATATTCGAGTAGTAAGTTAGTAATTCAACTCAACAAGGATCCTATATGAGCTTCTGATATCACTAGAACAAATTGCCAAAAATCAGAAGACACTtcaatgaagaaaaatttgaCGATGCAGAAAGCTTCTTTGTCTGAGGTTTGGGAGGTGCAAGAAGAGTTTGGGGTTGTACCAATTTTTCTTGGTGGTATCATGGTGCCAGAGTGATTTTACCCTTGCACCAATAATTTTTCATCATACAACCTATATTTTGGAGTTTCAGTCTGCTCCTTGAAACACTAATTGTTAGTCAGAAGGACCCAATATATTGACAGGTTCTGAAACATAAAGTTATATTATGTCCTAACTCCCAACTTCCCCTTgacccaaagaaaaataaaattcccaACTTCCCTCCCATGTCCACCTTTtctctaaattaaattatgataGGTCTGTGCCTTGAAGGTCTATTATAGTTAAATGAAAAAGCATACTATGAACCATGGAGTAAATAACAATCCAATTTGACAAGTAGCTACACTTCAAAGTAGGACAATGCTAAAGTAATGCGGATCAATCCATTTTAAATGCCATTAGATTTACAACGAGATTATGTAAATTTGTGCAATTAGTTCAGACAATATATGTGTGACCAACCTGTCACTTGATTACACTGGTTGTAATATTATACTATGCTATTCACCTTTAAAGAGTACTAATGCTCGAAGTAGGTTGTCTCATCTTGAAAGGTAgaattttaatcatttttatgCAATAATTTTGCATAAAAAGAAGGCATTCAACTAACCTGGTTACGGTAGATTATGTATCCCAGACAACAGTAAACCAAAAGGAAGGGGAGAATCAGTGGAGCTAGGAAGAAGTACGTTATTCCAAGGAGTCCAAAAAACAGAACTTTAGGAATGTGACTATGGTATGGAATTGAAGGAACCTTCAATTCATCACCATCTTTTCctgaaaatggtttttttataatactGCAAATCAGGGGACTCAGACGGAAGAGTACTGAGGATAGAAGACTGGTCCATCCAGATGTCACAACATATGCAATGAAGAATGATGCCTGCATCCAAGATAAAGAATCTATATAATATCCTTCATCATCAATTCCTGATGTAAATAAATGGTTTCAAAAGTTTAACTTTTAACATTTAAGCCAAATCTCAAGTTCGGCAGACAAAGATACAATCATACAAGAaccacaaattttttattgataacAAATTATCCTCCTATTATCACCAAGATTATAACTTAATGATGATCGAGAAAAAGTATTTGAAAACGTTATAGGTTGGGAAAAAATTACCAGGAAGTAGTTAAGTAAAAATTGCACATGTTAACTTTCTGCGAACCCTCCAACAGTTCAAGGAGTTTTTTTATAGTTTAATTAAGatttaagaaaaatgagaaaggGCATAGCCATAGTACATGGGAAGTAATGAATTTGCTAAAAGCTTCTTAAAACTTCATATGATTATTGCAGAGAGGGATACACGCTAAAATTGCATATGTATTTTCACCTGTGCTGGAACAGCATCAGCAAGGATCCCCGGAATCTCTTTGGGATCAAGAAAGATATCGAACCGATAGAGAACTGTTCCTGATAGTGCATTTGCAAAGAAAATGTTCCATATAGTAAAGCACAACATCTTGATGCATGCACTTTTTTCTATCTGACTGAAAGAGATGCAACCTTCCACGGATGACAACATTATCATGATGGGTGGCACAAAAgcaatgaacatctgaagaataAGACTCGGAAGATATCCTGTTATGACTTCACTGACCACTGTTCTGTAAGTCAATAAATTGTATGATTCAGCATCACGTCTTAAATAAGAGAGGGTTAATTAGTGAAAATGCTATATTTTCCACTTACAGGCTCAGAATGCTTtccagaaaaggaaaatacgtTTCCAACTGTTCAAGATTAGTAAGGCCTTGCACTATTACAACTGGAATGAGGAATAGAATTGTAACAGCAGCGTATGCAACCACCACCAGCAGCTTAGAGATCCATCTT includes the following:
- the LOC117622144 gene encoding SNF1-related protein kinase catalytic subunit alpha KIN10 isoform X3, which encodes MKMDGSVGRGGTSADAYLPNYKLGKTLGIGSFGKVKIAEHALTGHKVAIKILNRRKIKNMEMEEKVRREIKILRLFMHPHIIRLYEVIETPSDIYVVMEYVKSGELFDYIVEKGRLQEDEARNFFQQIISGVEYCHRNMVVHRDLKPENLLLDSKCNVKIADFGLSNIMRDGHFLKTSCGSPNYAAPEVISGKLYAGPEVDVWSCGVILYALLCGTLPFDDENIPNLFKKIKGGIYTLPSHLSPGARDLIPRMLVVDPMKRMTIPEIRQHAWFQAHLPRYLAVPPPDTMQQAKKIDEEILQEVVKMGYDRNLLVESLRGRVQNEGTVAYYLLLDNRFRVSSGYLGAEFQETVLQGN
- the LOC117622144 gene encoding SNF1-related protein kinase catalytic subunit alpha KIN10 isoform X1, with protein sequence MKMDGSVGRGGTSADAYLPNYKLGKTLGIGSFGKVKIAEHALTGHKVAIKILNRRKIKNMEMEEKVRREIKILRLFMHPHIIRLYEVIETPSDIYVVMEYVKSGELFDYIVEKGRLQEDEARNFFQQIISGVEYCHRNMVVHRDLKPENLLLDSKCNVKIADFGLSNIMRDGHFLKTSCGSPNYAAPEVISGKLYAGPEVDVWSCGVILYALLCGTLPFDDENIPNLFKKIKGGIYTLPSHLSPGARDLIPRMLVVDPMKRMTIPEIRQHAWFQAHLPRYLAVPPPDTMQQAKKIDEEILQEVVKMGYDRNLLVESLRGRVQNEGTVAYYLLLDNRFRVSSGYLGAEFQETVDCGFNRMHQSEAAASPVGHRLPGYMEYQGMGFRPQFPVERKWALGLQSRAHPREIMTEVLKALQELRVCWKKIGHYNMKCRWVPGTPGHHEGMVDNSLHSNHYFGDESSIIENDGGMKTPNVVKFEVQLFKTREEKYLLDLQRVQGPQFLFLDLCAAFLAQLRVL
- the LOC117622144 gene encoding SNF1-related protein kinase catalytic subunit alpha KIN10 isoform X2, with translation MDGSVGRGGTSADAYLPNYKLGKTLGIGSFGKVKIAEHALTGHKVAIKILNRRKIKNMEMEEKVRREIKILRLFMHPHIIRLYEVIETPSDIYVVMEYVKSGELFDYIVEKGRLQEDEARNFFQQIISGVEYCHRNMVVHRDLKPENLLLDSKCNVKIADFGLSNIMRDGHFLKTSCGSPNYAAPEVISGKLYAGPEVDVWSCGVILYALLCGTLPFDDENIPNLFKKIKGGIYTLPSHLSPGARDLIPRMLVVDPMKRMTIPEIRQHAWFQAHLPRYLAVPPPDTMQQAKKIDEEILQEVVKMGYDRNLLVESLRGRVQNEGTVAYYLLLDNRFRVSSGYLGAEFQETVDCGFNRMHQSEAAASPVGHRLPGYMEYQGMGFRPQFPVERKWALGLQSRAHPREIMTEVLKALQELRVCWKKIGHYNMKCRWVPGTPGHHEGMVDNSLHSNHYFGDESSIIENDGGMKTPNVVKFEVQLFKTREEKYLLDLQRVQGPQFLFLDLCAAFLAQLRVL
- the LOC117621992 gene encoding ethylene-responsive transcription factor ERN2-like, which translates into the protein MARKRKVSDGVEDRSSSEGTMAWDEMVKEASAAAELGGARRARKRFVGVRQRPSGRWVAEIKDTIQKIRVWLGTFDTAEEAARAYDEAACLLRGANTRTNFWPCSHSPSSTPALPSKITNLLLQRLKARNNSSSCSAPSAPLPINHHQMQQHADHQEEEAGADFSETQYTDFLNDPEDYITSNNHDIISASSIDYMTSSFESCLTEKEEYSTARETDQMDYGNFSEVAQTYSGGDANFVGEGSQEDMDQEEEEEVNDQVGAIDFQFVDDIGASNYYSPSPFDIADEEIEEPVEPETYADEPSMLRAAMKRMKYERKFSASLYAFNGIPECLKLKIGSSSSSSSSSSSSGNAKGRGISESLNNLQRACNKNKEEAAAAAAKQEYQEVVIGKKEEEETQQSSMDISLSSDGELSLWSSLDLQPICFLSTN
- the LOC117620674 gene encoding CSC1-like protein HYP1 isoform X1 → MIVWALLTSVGINLGLCLLFFTLYSILKKQPSYLDVYAPRLVAAKEESEQRNGFNFERLLPTAGWVKRAWQPSEDEFMSATSFDAVVFIRIFIFSLRVFGFAGIVGVVILLPINYLGTQLDADSSDLANKSLDSFSISNVKDGSKWLWVHFCAVYIFSGVVCYLLYYEYSYISSKRIAHYYSSKHQPHQFTILVRGIPVSSGSSCSETVEKFFTEYYPSTYLSHSVVRRTNKLQRLTSDAKKLYRRLAHLKSETNPQRRSIRDGFCGLFGHKVNVLDHYGKKLETLEDNVRMEQLSVAGKEVPAAFVSFKSRLGAAIALHIQQGTNPTEWVTERAPEPQDVHWPFFSSSFIKRWISKLLVVVAYAAVTILFLIPVVIVQGLTNLEQLETYFPFLESILSLTVVSEVITGYLPSLILQMFIAFVPPIMIMLSSVEGCISFSQIEKSACIKMLCFTIWNIFFANALSGTVLYRFDIFLDPKEIPGILADAVPAQASFFIAYVVTSGWTSLLSSVLFRLSPLICSIIKKPFSGKDGDELKVPSIPYHSHIPKVLFFGLLGITYFFLAPLILPFLLVYCCLGYIIYRNQLLIVYAPKYDIGGRFWPTVHNSTIFSLVLMHIIAIGIFGLKNLSLASSLIVPLPILTLLFNEYCRKRFLPIFEDYPLECLIKKDRQDQNDPTIAVFYNKLSTAYEDPALMPIRHPRSTDDHNSPLLQAGV